Sequence from the Pontibacter pudoricolor genome:
TTTCATTGTCTTCAGTCTGCCACTCCGACTCCAGGTTGTAAAGCGATATATCAGACAGTTCCGTATCGGCAACTATAGTTGCTTCTGCATTCTGGTGTGCGCCATGCGCTTCGGTCGTGTTTGTGTCAGAGCATGCGCTTAGCGCCAGGCCTAACAGTATGCTGAGTGGTAACAGGTATTTCATGGAGGCGTTTCTTTAAAATTGATTACTAAGTTCAGGAAGGCTTACTTTTATCAGATGCTTTTGGCGCAACGGAAACCCAGGTTGGCAACCGTATAATTGGCTTTAAGACTGGAACGGAATGCGTAGCGCATAAAGGCCACATAGTTCTTCACATCCTTCGCTCCGTCAGATCCTGATCCGCAGAACAGCTGCCTGTCCATGGTTACATCTGCCCTCGATTCACCGACCACCATAGCCGAGTTAAAGTTCTGGGTCCATTCCCATACCAAACCGATCATGCCATGCAATCCATAGTAGTTTCGGAAGCTTTCCTTAACCGGTGGCAGGTAAGCTGGGTTTGGCTTGCTGTACCATTCAATACTGCGCTGGTAAAACTTTGCATCGTTTGCAGCGTTGGCTTTGGTTTCGCTGGCAAGTGCGGCGTACTCCCATTCTTCTACAGTTGCCAGTCTTTTGCCCTGGCACTCGCAGTAGGCTTTTGCTGAAAACCACGACACATTTACAACCGGGCTGTTCTGAATTTTGGCAGCGTTAGGTCCTAAACTAAGGTCACCGTCCCACTTCTTCAGGTAGTTTTCGTCGGCAAACAGTTTCTTGACAGCTGACTTTCGCCACTTCGGGTATTTATTTACAAATGCAAGGTATTCGGCATTGGTAACCGGGTATACATCCATCAGAAAAGTCTTCACTTTTACCGGAATGGAATCGCTCCCGTAAAGGGGCACAAAAGTACCACCCTTTACATTTACCATGTTTTTCGGGAGTGACTTTTGTGCCTGCACATTACAGCAGACTCCTACCAACAGTATCAACAAAAACAGTCTGTGGAATATCATCTTTTAGTTAATTAGTGCTT
This genomic interval carries:
- a CDS encoding formylglycine-generating enzyme family protein gives rise to the protein MIFHRLFLLILLVGVCCNVQAQKSLPKNMVNVKGGTFVPLYGSDSIPVKVKTFLMDVYPVTNAEYLAFVNKYPKWRKSAVKKLFADENYLKKWDGDLSLGPNAAKIQNSPVVNVSWFSAKAYCECQGKRLATVEEWEYAALASETKANAANDAKFYQRSIEWYSKPNPAYLPPVKESFRNYYGLHGMIGLVWEWTQNFNSAMVVGESRADVTMDRQLFCGSGSDGAKDVKNYVAFMRYAFRSSLKANYTVANLGFRCAKSI